The Streptomyces sp. NBC_00670 genome window below encodes:
- a CDS encoding glycosyltransferase translates to MHVDTQTQTDFDDTRTQADTETRGAARSRHRRGRGAQSGAGRGTRPGVPDELVYETVVLVPARNEEVGVLMSLNSLAAQTRRPSLIVVVVNNSTDRTEEYARRFADDERTPPTVVLTFDNNPHKKAGALNFGLRWLREAVGGRLNNRVRHVLVMDADTELHPRFVERAGNVIASDPELGGVSAACLGRTDLWRSPWQRFLLGMQIIEYGRAANARYRRDVHTMSGAGSFYRAEALQGLIDWRGEVFWEDHRNLVEDYETTLALKESGWKVTANQLCIAYTDLMPTLRELIQQRERWSRGTVDTLRRRGWTKFTWHSIATMIMGLMGFAYILGWGAKQLVLLAVHGFSHQPLLVALFAFWVVYPALRVRNLGWKAMLVEALLIPELVYTVVRAYWLVASILKSYVTRVSAWK, encoded by the coding sequence GTGCACGTCGACACGCAGACGCAAACGGACTTCGACGACACGCGGACGCAGGCGGACACCGAGACGCGCGGCGCCGCCCGCAGCAGGCATCGCAGAGGGCGCGGCGCGCAGTCCGGGGCGGGGCGCGGTACGCGGCCCGGGGTGCCGGACGAGCTGGTCTACGAGACCGTCGTCCTCGTGCCGGCGCGCAACGAGGAGGTCGGCGTCCTCATGTCGCTGAACTCGCTCGCCGCGCAGACCCGGCGGCCCTCGCTCATCGTCGTCGTGGTCAACAACTCCACCGACCGCACCGAGGAGTACGCGCGCCGGTTCGCCGACGACGAGCGCACCCCGCCCACGGTCGTCCTCACCTTCGACAACAACCCGCACAAGAAGGCGGGCGCCCTCAACTTCGGCCTGCGCTGGCTGCGCGAGGCGGTCGGCGGCCGGCTGAACAACCGGGTGCGGCACGTCCTGGTCATGGACGCCGACACCGAACTGCACCCGCGGTTCGTCGAGCGGGCTGGCAACGTCATCGCCTCCGACCCGGAGCTCGGCGGCGTCAGCGCCGCCTGCCTCGGCCGTACCGACCTGTGGCGCAGCCCCTGGCAGCGGTTCCTGCTCGGCATGCAGATCATCGAGTACGGCCGCGCCGCCAACGCGCGCTACCGCCGCGACGTGCACACGATGTCCGGGGCCGGCTCCTTCTACCGGGCCGAGGCCCTGCAAGGACTGATCGACTGGCGCGGCGAGGTCTTCTGGGAGGACCACCGCAACCTCGTCGAGGACTACGAGACCACGCTCGCCCTCAAGGAGTCCGGCTGGAAGGTGACGGCCAACCAGCTCTGCATCGCCTACACCGACCTCATGCCCACCCTCCGTGAACTCATCCAGCAGCGCGAACGGTGGAGCCGCGGGACCGTGGACACCCTGCGTCGGCGCGGCTGGACGAAGTTCACCTGGCACTCCATCGCCACCATGATCATGGGGCTCATGGGCTTCGCCTACATCCTGGGGTGGGGCGCCAAGCAGCTCGTGCTGCTGGCCGTGCACGGCTTCTCCCACCAGCCGCTCCTGGTGGCGCTCTTCGCCTTCTGGGTCGTCTATCCCGCGCTGCGGGTGCGGAACCTGGGCTGGAAGGCGATGCTCGTCGAGGCGCTGCTGATCCCGGAGCTGGTGTACACCGTCGTCCGGGCGTACTGGCTGGTCGCGTCGATCCTGAAGTCGTACGTGACGCGCGTGTCCGCCTGGAAGTGA
- a CDS encoding cellulose binding domain-containing protein translates to MLVLVLCVCVVAAGGVLFRSLWRSSHGDPSALTVRYRTDAPATSTVAAPWLEIINTSGKTVDLADVTLRYYYTADGDSAYGSNCVQTALGCSHVTQRTGAFDKPAEKADHYLEIGFTAGTGTLAPGGTSQGIGLQLYRVDHAKLNQANDRSFNAEDTTYSPSKLVTAYLGGTRVWGEEPAGTTPPAAAAAAAALPKSVLFDDFAYAGPHDPALKANGWEVRGGEGGPGIEDTWSTSGVSFPAGGSGAGDGSTGGDGSGEEDRGDGQALRLVARTDGTKRGTRQAEFHTARPTFFTGTLVARVYFGDDPTSGKDGDHIAESLFTISPDHTSSKYSELDYEYMPNGGWGSLGPRLDTTSWRDSTRNDRVTSSHTLKLSGWHTLAITAVKGRTTYSVDGETLFTSGSRHFPRERMTINMSTWFIDLPFKGASRTWDMRVDWLYYASGTTVPAKTAETAATGFASAGVRYVNTLPGS, encoded by the coding sequence GTGCTCGTTCTCGTACTGTGCGTGTGCGTCGTCGCGGCGGGGGGTGTGCTGTTCCGCTCGCTGTGGCGGTCCTCGCACGGCGACCCCTCCGCACTCACGGTCCGTTACCGGACCGACGCCCCGGCCACCTCGACGGTGGCCGCGCCGTGGCTGGAAATCATCAACACGTCCGGGAAGACGGTGGACCTGGCGGACGTGACACTGCGGTACTACTACACGGCCGACGGAGACTCCGCGTACGGCTCCAACTGCGTGCAGACGGCGCTCGGTTGCTCGCACGTCACCCAGCGCACCGGTGCCTTCGACAAGCCCGCGGAGAAGGCCGACCACTACCTCGAGATCGGCTTCACGGCCGGTACGGGAACCCTGGCGCCCGGCGGAACCAGCCAGGGCATCGGACTGCAGCTCTACCGCGTCGACCACGCGAAGCTGAACCAGGCCAACGACCGCTCGTTCAACGCCGAGGACACCACGTACTCACCATCGAAGCTGGTGACCGCCTACCTCGGCGGCACCCGCGTATGGGGCGAGGAACCGGCCGGCACGACACCGCCGGCGGCCGCGGCCGCCGCGGCCGCGCTCCCGAAGTCCGTCCTCTTCGACGACTTCGCCTACGCGGGCCCGCACGACCCGGCGCTCAAGGCGAACGGCTGGGAGGTCCGCGGCGGCGAGGGCGGCCCGGGCATCGAGGACACGTGGTCGACGTCCGGCGTCAGCTTCCCGGCGGGCGGGAGCGGCGCGGGCGACGGGAGCACCGGGGGCGACGGGAGCGGCGAGGAGGACCGTGGGGACGGCCAGGCCCTGCGGCTGGTGGCCCGCACGGACGGAACGAAGCGCGGCACCCGGCAGGCGGAGTTCCACACCGCCCGGCCCACGTTCTTCACCGGCACGCTCGTCGCCCGGGTGTACTTCGGCGACGACCCGACGAGCGGCAAGGACGGCGACCACATCGCCGAGTCCCTCTTCACCATCTCCCCCGACCACACCTCGTCCAAGTACAGCGAACTCGACTACGAGTACATGCCGAACGGCGGCTGGGGCAGCCTGGGTCCCCGTCTCGACACCACCAGCTGGCGCGACAGCACCCGCAACGACCGCGTCACCAGCTCCCACACCCTGAAGCTCAGCGGCTGGCACACGCTGGCGATCACCGCGGTGAAGGGGAGGACCACCTATTCCGTGGACGGAGAGACCCTCTTCACCAGCGGCAGCCGCCACTTCCCGCGTGAACGCATGACGATCAACATGAGCACCTGGTTCATCGACCTCCCCTTCAAGGGGGCGTCCCGCACGTGGGACATGCGGGTCGACTGGCTCTACTACGCCTCCGGCACCACGGTGCCCGCGAAGACGGCGGAGACCGCGGCAACGGGGTTCGCGTCGGCGGGCGTCCGGTACGTGAACACGCTGCCGGGGTCCTGA
- a CDS encoding SAM-dependent methyltransferase, translated as MVDEPQSELEALQAALGARARIRQWAEGAELLDLLHAAASEGWLEALTRPVTVEDLAGLGGIPAERARRAVEVFLSAGVVREAAGTPETLPAFTLAEDFAALQAGPSGIRTDIALDAVDAARARIRTALTASAPYDWQEDALVVARDWGMLPSDASRALFGMAYAELPEYHARLAAGGPLLDVGSGVGGALLSTVTAYPALRAVGVERAGDVVEELRNRAKAAAVASRMEVRHADAQHLTDEAVYPVCYWAQAFFPHGTREVTLAALRRALTPDGLLLVQELTPPPDASSPAPLGATLDALVADCRDIPPVASAESLTAELRTAGFTDVTVTPTPVGRLVLARNGG; from the coding sequence ATGGTGGATGAACCGCAGTCGGAACTCGAGGCCCTGCAGGCGGCCCTCGGTGCCCGTGCCCGTATCCGGCAGTGGGCGGAGGGCGCCGAACTGCTCGACCTGCTGCACGCGGCGGCGTCGGAAGGGTGGCTGGAGGCGCTGACCCGGCCCGTCACCGTCGAGGACCTCGCCGGCCTCGGCGGCATCCCGGCCGAGCGCGCCCGCCGGGCCGTCGAGGTGTTCCTCTCGGCCGGGGTGGTACGTGAGGCGGCCGGAACCCCGGAAACGCTGCCCGCCTTCACCCTGGCCGAAGACTTCGCCGCACTCCAGGCCGGACCGTCCGGCATACGCACGGACATCGCACTCGACGCCGTCGACGCGGCCCGCGCCCGCATCCGTACGGCGCTGACGGCGAGCGCGCCGTACGACTGGCAGGAGGACGCGCTCGTCGTCGCCCGGGACTGGGGCATGCTGCCCTCCGACGCCTCACGCGCCCTGTTCGGCATGGCCTACGCGGAGCTGCCGGAGTACCACGCCCGGCTGGCCGCGGGCGGCCCGCTCCTCGACGTGGGCAGCGGGGTCGGCGGAGCACTGCTCAGCACCGTGACGGCGTACCCGGCGCTGCGCGCGGTCGGCGTCGAACGGGCCGGCGACGTCGTCGAGGAACTGCGGAACCGGGCTAAGGCCGCCGCCGTGGCCTCCCGCATGGAGGTACGCCACGCCGACGCCCAGCACCTCACCGACGAAGCGGTCTACCCCGTCTGCTACTGGGCCCAGGCGTTCTTCCCCCACGGCACCCGCGAGGTCACCCTGGCCGCCCTCCGGCGCGCCCTCACCCCCGACGGCCTCCTCCTCGTACAGGAACTGACCCCACCCCCGGACGCCTCCTCCCCCGCACCCCTGGGCGCGACCCTGGACGCACTCGTCGCCGACTGCCGCGACATCCCGCCGGTGGCGAGCGCGGAGTCCCTGACCGCAGAACTCCGAACCGCCGGCTTCACCGACGTGACGGTGACCCCGACCCCGGTCGGCCGCCTGGTCCTCGCGCGCAACGGGGGGTAG
- a CDS encoding tyrosine-type recombinase/integrase has translation MATQRKRNPNGAGTITKRKDGRFQCAVYVLQPDDTRARKFAYGKTWAECDAKRRELLDKVDQGVPVPTKSAKLSEWLPYWLENVIKPRRKLSTYDKYEAHVRLYLVPLLGAKRLESLGVADVRRFLVRLENETTAATAKESHRVLRSALSSACREELITRNVAKLVEPPRTDTPELHPWTLDETLDFLAASRKDPLYAAFVLAIAMGLRRGEIIGLRWSDVDLDGRVLYVRHQVQRRRGVLYDDDPKSRRRRAVPLPALCIAPLRWHRLRQVAARAKAGERWQESDYVFATCTGRPVEPRNLYRSFTRVAESAGLRVIRLHDARHGTATLLTAAGVAPRVVVEILGHSQISITMDVYTHVVQDTQREAMSHMDRLLRKRRPGTR, from the coding sequence ATGGCCACTCAGCGCAAGCGCAACCCGAACGGCGCCGGAACCATCACCAAGCGCAAGGACGGTCGCTTTCAGTGCGCGGTGTACGTCCTCCAGCCGGACGACACCCGGGCCCGGAAGTTCGCCTACGGCAAGACCTGGGCGGAGTGCGACGCCAAGCGCCGGGAGCTGCTCGACAAGGTGGACCAGGGCGTACCCGTGCCCACCAAGTCGGCCAAGCTCTCCGAGTGGCTGCCGTATTGGCTGGAGAACGTCATCAAGCCTCGGCGGAAGCTGAGCACGTACGACAAGTACGAAGCGCACGTCCGGCTCTACCTGGTGCCGCTGCTCGGCGCCAAGCGGCTTGAATCGCTGGGCGTCGCCGACGTGCGCCGTTTCCTCGTCCGCCTGGAGAACGAGACCACTGCGGCAACGGCGAAGGAGTCGCACCGGGTGCTGCGTTCGGCGCTGTCCTCGGCATGCCGCGAGGAACTGATCACGCGCAACGTGGCCAAGCTCGTCGAGCCGCCCCGGACGGATACGCCCGAGCTGCATCCGTGGACCCTCGACGAGACGCTCGACTTCCTCGCCGCGTCCCGGAAGGACCCGCTTTACGCGGCCTTCGTCCTTGCCATCGCCATGGGCCTGCGGCGCGGGGAGATCATCGGTCTTCGCTGGTCCGACGTCGACCTTGACGGGCGCGTCCTGTACGTCCGCCACCAAGTGCAGCGGCGCCGTGGTGTCCTCTACGACGACGATCCCAAGAGCCGTCGTCGCCGTGCCGTTCCGTTGCCCGCGCTCTGCATCGCGCCGCTGCGCTGGCACCGGTTGCGGCAGGTGGCTGCCCGCGCCAAGGCGGGGGAGAGGTGGCAGGAGTCGGATTACGTCTTCGCTACCTGCACCGGTCGGCCCGTCGAGCCGCGCAATCTGTACCGCTCCTTCACCCGGGTCGCCGAGTCGGCCGGCCTTCGGGTGATTCGGCTGCACGATGCTCGGCACGGGACGGCCACGCTCCTGACGGCCGCTGGGGTCGCGCCCCGCGTCGTCGTGGAAATCCTCGGGCACTCGCAGATCAGCATCACCATGGACGTGTACACGCACGTCGTGCAGGACACGCAGCGGGAGGCCATGAGCCACATGGACCGGCTGCTCAGGAAGCGGCGCCCTGGCACTCGGTAG
- a CDS encoding helix-turn-helix domain-containing protein, whose amino-acid sequence MTTATATATAELLTVPEVMARLKLGRSKVYDLIRSHRLVSIKIDGARRIPADAVREFVLGQLEEAA is encoded by the coding sequence ATGACCACCGCCACCGCCACCGCTACCGCCGAACTCCTGACCGTGCCGGAGGTCATGGCCCGGCTCAAGCTCGGGCGTTCCAAGGTGTACGACCTCATCCGATCGCACCGCCTCGTCTCGATCAAAATCGACGGTGCTCGTCGCATCCCCGCTGATGCCGTCCGGGAGTTCGTCCTCGGCCAGTTGGAGGAGGCAGCCTGA
- the repSA gene encoding replication initiator protein RepSA yields the protein MAHRAASATPKATTSAHPLDPITLGDVLRVASASDYTRWEDQIRRTGGCSDPIHLTGWTLTKDKTTGETLHHYSTENEPGGRLRLACGNRRASRCPSCAWTYAGDTYHLIRAGLAGDDRRDIPATVRDHPRVFATLTAPSFGPVHNRPDHGGPCRCGTLHTPDAPELGTALDPTTYDYAGAVLFNNHAGQLWQRFTTRLRRELAARGGLARRELADHLRVSYGKVAEFQKRGALHFHAVVRLDGPDGPGTPPPAWATADVLTDALRAAAAHSYTSVSVPAAADQPARTFRWGRQLDVRPVKAFGDGSDITEQAVASYVAKYATKAAENTGTLDRRIGELSELDRHGVPDHTRRLITACRDLDALYPDRRLWAWAHMLGFRGHFSSKSRTYSTTLGALRQERADFRAAQEASVLGLDDREPDTVLVLTDWQYAGHGYTPGEAALAATIARDLQTNRETARDALRDNFTEEGTAA from the coding sequence ATGGCCCACCGGGCCGCATCCGCGACACCCAAGGCGACCACGTCCGCCCACCCGCTCGACCCGATCACCCTCGGCGACGTCCTCCGGGTGGCCTCGGCCTCCGACTACACCCGCTGGGAGGACCAGATTCGCCGTACCGGCGGCTGCTCCGACCCGATCCACCTGACCGGCTGGACGCTCACCAAGGACAAGACCACCGGTGAGACGCTGCACCACTACTCCACCGAGAACGAGCCGGGCGGACGCCTCCGCCTCGCCTGCGGCAACCGCCGGGCCTCCCGCTGCCCGTCCTGCGCCTGGACCTACGCGGGCGACACCTACCACCTGATCCGCGCCGGCCTCGCCGGGGACGACCGCCGCGACATCCCCGCCACCGTCCGCGATCACCCGCGCGTCTTCGCCACCCTCACCGCCCCGTCCTTCGGTCCGGTCCACAACCGCCCCGACCACGGCGGCCCCTGCCGTTGCGGCACCCTCCACACCCCCGACGCTCCCGAGCTGGGCACCGCCCTCGACCCGACGACGTACGACTACGCGGGTGCCGTCCTCTTCAACAACCACGCCGGACAGCTCTGGCAGCGCTTCACCACCAGGCTCCGCCGCGAACTCGCCGCCCGCGGCGGCCTGGCCCGCCGGGAGCTCGCCGACCACCTGCGCGTCTCGTACGGCAAGGTGGCCGAGTTCCAGAAGCGCGGCGCCCTGCACTTCCACGCCGTCGTACGCCTCGACGGCCCCGACGGGCCCGGTACTCCGCCGCCCGCCTGGGCAACGGCCGACGTGCTCACCGACGCGCTCCGAGCAGCCGCCGCGCACTCCTACACCTCGGTCTCCGTCCCGGCCGCCGCCGACCAACCCGCCCGGACGTTCCGCTGGGGCCGACAGCTCGACGTCCGCCCGGTCAAGGCCTTCGGGGACGGCTCCGACATCACCGAACAGGCCGTCGCCTCCTACGTCGCCAAGTACGCCACCAAAGCCGCCGAGAACACCGGCACCCTCGACCGCCGCATCGGCGAACTCTCCGAACTCGACCGCCACGGCGTCCCCGACCACACCCGGCGGCTCATCACCGCCTGCCGCGACCTCGACGCCCTGTACCCGGACCGGCGCCTCTGGGCCTGGGCACACATGCTCGGCTTCCGCGGGCACTTCTCGTCCAAGTCGCGCACCTACTCCACCACCCTCGGCGCCCTCCGTCAGGAACGCGCGGACTTCCGCGCCGCTCAAGAGGCGTCCGTCCTCGGCCTCGACGACCGCGAGCCGGACACCGTCCTCGTCCTGACCGACTGGCAGTACGCCGGCCACGGCTACACCCCGGGCGAAGCCGCCCTCGCCGCCACCATCGCCCGCGACCTCCAGACCAACCGCGAGACCGCCCGCGACGCCCTGCGTGACAACTTCACCGAGGAGGGAACCGCAGCATGA
- a CDS encoding SpdD-like protein, producing MLRPKIPTMPTPTGFTAPRTAAVVEPTTAVPNVTTSPAVPTTPAPSRPVVQLTPGTALALVGVGTAVVLVVGAVLVSMLLAVAITGASVAVCAVVLRSLVTADAKRR from the coding sequence ATGCTCCGCCCGAAGATCCCCACCATGCCCACCCCGACCGGCTTCACCGCACCGCGCACCGCCGCCGTCGTCGAGCCGACCACCGCCGTCCCGAACGTGACGACCTCGCCGGCCGTCCCGACCACTCCGGCGCCGTCCCGTCCGGTCGTCCAGCTCACCCCTGGTACCGCCCTCGCCCTCGTCGGCGTCGGCACCGCCGTCGTCCTGGTCGTCGGCGCCGTCCTCGTCTCGATGCTCCTGGCCGTCGCCATCACCGGCGCATCCGTCGCCGTCTGCGCCGTCGTCCTGCGCTCCCTGGTCACCGCCGACGCCAAACGCCGCTGA
- a CDS encoding mobile element transfer protein, which produces MPARDHFHSVMRIGPVQIGTHRDRNGRTTHAAVCTADGCGWSADYSSRSAAQLAARTHRCRIR; this is translated from the coding sequence ATGCCCGCCCGCGACCACTTCCACTCCGTGATGCGGATCGGCCCGGTGCAGATCGGCACGCACCGCGACCGCAACGGCCGGACCACCCATGCCGCCGTGTGCACAGCGGACGGCTGCGGCTGGTCCGCCGACTACTCCAGCCGTTCCGCCGCCCAGCTCGCCGCCCGCACCCACCGCTGCCGTATCCGCTAG